One Silene latifolia isolate original U9 population chromosome 4, ASM4854445v1, whole genome shotgun sequence DNA segment encodes these proteins:
- the LOC141651242 gene encoding uncharacterized protein LOC141651242 yields MVSLTNGDKAKIEGIGEVKVRLYDGQVRRFGDVRYIPNISTNLISLGRLNGLGCTIHVKNGVLEVTKNGKVISNGKRGKTNLFTFDGRFGEDGLARGKVLSSEGEVLSSEG; encoded by the coding sequence ATGGTTAGTTTGACAAATGGTGATAAGGCAAAGATTGAAGGGATTGGTGAAGTTAAGGTGAGACTTTATGATGGCCAAGTTAGAAGGTTTGGTGATGTTAGATACATACCAAACATTAGTACAAATTTAATCTCATTAGGTAGATTAAATGGATTGGGTTGTACCATTCATGTTAAGAATGGTGTTTTGGAGGTCACTAAAAATGGTAAGGTGATTTCCAATGGCAAAAGAGGTAAAACTAACTTATTCACTTTTGATGGAAGATTCGGTGAAGATGGGTTAGCTCGAGGAAAGGTACTCTCAAGTGAAGGGGAGGTACTTTCAAGTGAAGGATAG